From one Methylomonas paludis genomic stretch:
- a CDS encoding ammonium transporter yields MKIIIILASLMLPTWGSAQEINQANTVWVLTSTALVLFMTLPGLSLFYAGLVRSKNVLSVMMQCFAITCLVSLLWLAGVYSFVFADGGANQPLIGGAAKMFLPNFNTLTLIGDIPETVYFMFQMTFAIITPALIVGGFAERMKFSAMLWFSALWLIIVYMPICHWMWGNGWLAQLGAKDFAGGIVIHVNAGVAALVAALVLGNRRGFPATAMPPHNMTMVVTGAGMLWFGWFGFNGGSTLKADGSAGMAIVVTHLAAAAGSLTWMAIEWLRYGKPSVLGIVTGMVAGLGTITPASGFVGPIGGVAIGIIAGAVCFSATQYVKRVLKIDDSLDVFPVHGVGGAVGSLLTAVFAAESFGGLGLGNISIAHQAVVQILAVCVTALWSAVFSYLILKLLEKLIGLRVSADEEVEGLDIVLHDETGYHKL; encoded by the coding sequence ATGAAAATCATAATAATTTTGGCTAGCTTAATGCTGCCTACCTGGGGTTCCGCACAAGAAATCAACCAGGCTAATACAGTCTGGGTACTAACATCTACAGCCTTGGTGTTGTTCATGACCTTACCAGGTTTGTCTCTATTTTATGCCGGACTGGTGCGCAGTAAAAATGTGTTATCCGTGATGATGCAATGTTTTGCCATCACCTGTCTGGTTTCTTTATTGTGGTTAGCGGGTGTTTATAGCTTTGTCTTTGCAGATGGGGGGGCTAATCAGCCATTAATTGGTGGTGCGGCAAAAATGTTTCTCCCAAACTTCAATACTTTGACGTTGATAGGCGATATTCCAGAAACCGTGTATTTTATGTTTCAGATGACGTTTGCCATCATTACCCCGGCTTTAATAGTCGGTGGCTTTGCTGAACGAATGAAATTTTCGGCAATGTTATGGTTTTCTGCGCTGTGGCTGATTATCGTGTATATGCCTATTTGCCACTGGATGTGGGGCAATGGTTGGCTGGCGCAACTGGGTGCCAAGGATTTTGCCGGAGGTATCGTCATCCATGTCAATGCCGGTGTAGCCGCCTTGGTTGCGGCGCTGGTATTGGGTAATCGACGCGGTTTTCCGGCAACGGCCATGCCGCCGCATAATATGACTATGGTTGTTACCGGTGCCGGGATGCTCTGGTTCGGCTGGTTTGGCTTTAATGGTGGCAGCACTTTAAAAGCGGACGGTTCCGCAGGTATGGCCATTGTGGTTACACATCTGGCTGCAGCCGCCGGATCGCTAACCTGGATGGCAATTGAATGGCTGCGCTATGGTAAGCCCAGCGTATTGGGTATAGTTACCGGCATGGTGGCCGGCTTGGGTACTATTACCCCGGCATCTGGTTTTGTTGGGCCTATAGGCGGGGTAGCGATAGGCATCATCGCCGGAGCCGTTTGTTTTTCAGCTACCCAATATGTGAAACGGGTACTGAAAATTGACGACTCACTGGATGTTTTTCCGGTGCATGGTGTTGGTGGGGCTGTGGGTTCCTTACTTACTGCGGTGTTTGCTGCCGAAAGCTTTGGTGGCTTGGGCTTGGGCAATATCAGTATCGCTCATCAAGCTGTTGTGCAAATTTTGGCAGTATGTGTTACCGCACTTTGGAGTGCCGTGTTCAGCTATCTTATTTTAAAGTTGCTGGAAAAACTGATAGGTCTGCGCGTCAGTGCTGATGAAGAAGTAGAAGGTCTGGATATTGTCCTGCACGACGAAACCGGCTATCACAAATTGTAA
- a CDS encoding P-II family nitrogen regulator, whose product MKLITAIIKPFKLDDVREALSEIGVSGVTATEVKGFGRQKGHTELYRGAEYVVDFLPKVKLEIAVVDTILDQAVETIVKAANTGKIGDGKIFVSTLEQVIRIRTGETGEEAI is encoded by the coding sequence ATGAAACTTATTACTGCGATTATCAAGCCATTTAAGCTGGATGATGTTCGAGAAGCATTATCCGAAATTGGTGTGTCCGGGGTTACGGCGACCGAAGTCAAAGGCTTTGGCAGACAAAAAGGTCATACCGAACTGTATCGGGGAGCCGAATATGTAGTTGATTTTTTACCTAAAGTAAAACTAGAAATCGCTGTGGTCGATACCATACTCGATCAGGCTGTAGAAACCATAGTTAAAGCCGCCAATACCGGTAAAATTGGTGATGGTAAAATTTTTGTATCAACTTTGGAGCAGGTTATCCGCATCAGAACCGGAGAAACCGGCGAAGAAGCGATTTAG
- a CDS encoding ammonium transporter: protein MKRLLAVLALMAMAVFSGVCSAEEAAAAPVISINKGDTAWIIVATILVALMVIPGLALFYGGMVRAKNMLSILMQVFVIFALTAILWAVYGYSIAFTEGNPFFGGLSKAFLFGITPESPAATFSKGVYIPEFIYVAFQLTFSAITPALIIGAFAERVKFSAILLFTIIWFTFAYLPMAHMVWYWAGPDAYTDAAAAEKAAATAGFIFQKGALDFAGGTVVHINAGIAGLVGCLLVGKRIGYKKEFIAPHSVTMNMIGASLLWVGWFGFNVGSNLEANGLAALVFVNTLLAAAAATLSWVAAEWLIRGKPSMLGATSGAVAGLVAITPACGWAGPMGSIALGFAVGAVCFWSVTSLKQVLGYDDSLDAFGVHGVGGILGALGTAIVANPALGGTGVYDYVSNAVAEYDTVTQLISQAWGVGIALVWSGLVAFVAFKIADLTIGLRVSEATEREGLDLAEHGESAYHQ from the coding sequence TAATATCCATAAACAAAGGTGATACCGCCTGGATCATTGTTGCGACTATCTTGGTTGCTTTGATGGTCATTCCAGGGTTGGCATTATTCTACGGCGGTATGGTTCGCGCTAAAAACATGCTGTCCATTCTGATGCAAGTGTTTGTGATTTTTGCCTTGACTGCTATTTTATGGGCTGTCTATGGGTATAGCATCGCTTTTACCGAAGGAAATCCGTTTTTTGGCGGTTTGAGTAAAGCCTTTCTATTCGGAATTACCCCGGAATCTCCCGCAGCCACTTTTAGTAAAGGTGTCTATATTCCGGAATTTATCTATGTTGCCTTTCAGTTGACTTTTTCGGCAATCACTCCGGCGTTGATTATCGGTGCCTTTGCTGAGAGGGTTAAGTTTTCGGCCATCCTGTTATTCACTATCATCTGGTTTACCTTTGCTTATTTACCAATGGCCCATATGGTTTGGTACTGGGCTGGTCCAGATGCTTACACCGATGCAGCTGCAGCAGAAAAAGCGGCGGCTACTGCGGGCTTTATTTTCCAAAAAGGCGCACTGGATTTTGCCGGTGGAACCGTTGTGCATATCAATGCCGGTATTGCTGGTTTAGTTGGCTGCTTGTTGGTTGGCAAACGCATTGGTTACAAAAAGGAATTTATTGCGCCACATAGTGTTACCATGAACATGATAGGTGCTTCCTTGTTGTGGGTGGGTTGGTTTGGCTTTAACGTAGGCTCCAATCTGGAGGCTAATGGTTTAGCAGCATTGGTATTTGTAAATACCTTATTGGCTGCTGCTGCGGCCACCTTATCATGGGTTGCCGCCGAATGGCTGATTCGTGGCAAACCCAGCATGTTGGGTGCGACATCAGGTGCGGTGGCTGGCTTGGTGGCAATTACCCCTGCTTGCGGATGGGCCGGTCCTATGGGCTCCATTGCCCTGGGATTTGCTGTTGGTGCCGTTTGTTTTTGGTCAGTTACCAGCCTGAAACAAGTGCTTGGATACGACGACTCTCTGGATGCCTTCGGTGTGCATGGTGTCGGTGGTATTCTCGGTGCATTGGGCACAGCGATAGTTGCTAATCCCGCTTTAGGCGGCACTGGTGTGTACGATTACGTCAGTAATGCAGTGGCCGAATACGATACTGTTACTCAATTAATCAGTCAGGCTTGGGGTGTGGGTATTGCTCTGGTCTGGTCTGGTCTGGTTGCCTTTGTTGCATTTAAAATTGCCGATTTGACCATTGGTCTGAGAGTCAGTGAGGCGACTGAGCGGGAAGGTCTGGATCTTGCCGAACATGGTGAATCAGCCTATCACCAATAG